The following are encoded together in the Dickeya lacustris genome:
- the dppD gene encoding dipeptide ABC transporter ATP-binding protein — protein MALLNVDKLSVHFGEGALPFRAVDRISYQVEQGQVVGIVGESGSGKSVSSLAIMGLIDFPGKVMADKLEFNQRDLQTLSDKERRQLVGAEVAMIFQDPMTSLNPCYTVGYQIMEAIKVHQGGNRKTRRARAIDLLNQVGIPDPESRLDVYPHQLSGGMSQRVMIAMAIACRPKLLIADEPTTALDVTIQAQIIELLLELQQKENMALILITHDLALVAEAAHHIIVMYAGQVVESGKAVDIFRAPRHPYTQALLRALPEFAADKSRLASLPGVVPGKYDRPQGCLLNPRCPYASDRCRQEEPEMRDIPGRQVKCHTPLDDAGRPTV, from the coding sequence ATGGCGTTACTCAATGTAGATAAACTGTCGGTACACTTTGGCGAAGGTGCGCTGCCGTTTCGTGCGGTAGACCGCATCAGCTATCAGGTGGAACAGGGGCAGGTGGTCGGCATCGTCGGCGAGTCCGGTTCCGGCAAATCGGTCAGTTCACTGGCTATCATGGGGCTGATTGATTTCCCCGGTAAAGTGATGGCTGACAAACTGGAGTTCAACCAGCGTGATTTACAGACGCTCTCCGATAAGGAGCGGCGTCAGCTGGTAGGCGCGGAAGTGGCGATGATCTTCCAGGACCCGATGACCAGCCTGAATCCGTGTTACACCGTGGGCTACCAGATTATGGAAGCCATCAAGGTGCATCAGGGCGGCAACCGTAAAACCCGGCGCGCGCGCGCGATTGATTTGCTCAATCAGGTGGGGATTCCTGACCCGGAATCGCGGCTGGATGTGTATCCGCATCAGCTGTCGGGCGGCATGAGCCAGCGTGTAATGATTGCGATGGCGATTGCCTGTCGGCCAAAGCTGCTGATCGCCGATGAACCGACGACGGCGCTGGATGTGACCATTCAGGCGCAGATCATCGAACTGCTGCTGGAGTTGCAGCAAAAAGAGAACATGGCGCTGATCCTGATTACCCACGATTTGGCGCTGGTGGCGGAAGCGGCGCACCACATCATCGTGATGTACGCCGGACAGGTGGTGGAATCGGGCAAGGCGGTGGATATTTTCCGCGCTCCGCGCCACCCCTACACCCAGGCGCTGCTGCGCGCGCTGCCGGAGTTTGCCGCAGACAAATCACGGCTGGCGTCGCTGCCGGGCGTGGTGCCGGGCAAGTATGACCGGCCGCAGGGTTGTCTGTTGAACCCTCGCTGCCCCTACGCCAGCGATCGTTGCCGTCAGGAAGAGCCTGAGATGCGGGATATTCCCGGTCGTCAGGTGAAATGTCACACACCGCTGGATGATGCGGGGAGGCCAACCGTATGA
- the bcsO gene encoding cellulose biosynthesis protein BcsO, with protein MNSYDDMQRFRDKAQIKDIDFRDMSSQMLQSDTVAWPLMKQLLRNPAEDDALSGVHATGVAQPAPINPSLFNEPTATPATARLAPKAASPDATPALLSAVAASLAPPAVASAIAAQSIAMQPIATRSITEQLLTAQSPVAQAVQPIALVPPQAPLSAPVEPLAEVRTLQNAPRQAFAAATPVRPAAFAAAASAQPDNSRFRALFSSRSQPDNTPSLSKTMLLKPLLEKIALCR; from the coding sequence ATGAACAGTTATGATGATATGCAGCGCTTTAGGGACAAAGCCCAAATAAAAGATATTGATTTCAGGGACATGTCCAGCCAAATGTTGCAGTCAGACACTGTTGCCTGGCCGTTGATGAAACAGTTGTTGCGCAACCCGGCAGAGGACGATGCCCTGTCAGGCGTACACGCGACCGGTGTGGCACAACCTGCGCCGATTAATCCCTCATTGTTTAACGAGCCGACGGCGACTCCCGCGACCGCGCGTTTAGCGCCGAAAGCCGCGTCGCCGGATGCGACGCCTGCGCTGTTGAGTGCGGTTGCCGCCTCTCTGGCGCCACCGGCGGTGGCATCGGCAATAGCTGCGCAATCGATAGCCATGCAACCGATAGCCACGCGATCGATAACAGAACAGCTGCTAACCGCGCAGTCGCCAGTAGCGCAAGCCGTGCAACCGATCGCGTTAGTACCCCCTCAAGCGCCGCTGAGTGCGCCTGTTGAGCCGTTAGCGGAAGTTAGAACGCTGCAAAACGCGCCGAGGCAGGCATTTGCTGCGGCAACGCCGGTGCGCCCGGCTGCGTTTGCTGCCGCTGCATCAGCGCAGCCGGATAATAGCCGTTTTCGCGCGCTGTTCAGTAGCCGAAGCCAACCAGACAATACCCCCTCATTATCAAAAACGATGTTATTAAAACCCTTGCTGGAGAAGATTGCGTTATGCCGTTAG
- a CDS encoding 2-hydroxycarboxylate transporter family protein, translating to MKSIETEILSDNTLTTAPSGLLENINKVRIGSVPFILFLVISAIVFIASYASYLPKNMIGGFAVIMTMGFLLAYIGQRIPVLKEVGGPAILCLMVPSVLVYFHLFNANTLDTVKLLMKDANFLYFVIASLVVGSILGMNRVILIQGMIRMFIPLVIGTATAVITGLLVGKLFGYSFYHTFFFIIVPIIGGGIGEGILPLSLAYSSILGQTPDVYVAQLAPAAVVGNIFAIICAGVLARIGIWRSDLNGNGNLVRNADDSALFAVKDAPKTVDFHLMGGGLLLICTFFIVGGLFEKVLHIPGPVLMILIAVLCKYGRVIPASMETGANSFYKFVSSSLVWPLMIGLGMLYVPLESVVAVFSVGYVVVCGSVVLSMALISFFIAPYLKMYPVEASIVTSCHSGLGGTGDVAILSASNRMSLMPFAQIATRIGGASTVIAATLLLGWLV from the coding sequence ATGAAAAGCATTGAAACTGAAATACTGAGCGATAATACGCTTACTACCGCACCATCAGGTTTACTGGAGAATATCAACAAAGTCCGCATTGGCTCTGTGCCTTTTATTCTTTTCCTGGTTATTTCTGCCATTGTTTTTATTGCATCTTATGCCAGCTATCTGCCAAAAAATATGATTGGCGGGTTCGCGGTTATTATGACGATGGGTTTTCTGTTGGCCTATATTGGCCAGCGTATTCCGGTACTTAAAGAAGTTGGCGGGCCAGCCATTCTTTGCCTGATGGTGCCGTCAGTGCTGGTTTATTTCCATTTGTTCAACGCCAACACGCTTGATACCGTCAAGCTGTTAATGAAAGACGCCAACTTCCTTTACTTCGTTATCGCAAGCCTGGTGGTCGGCAGTATTCTTGGCATGAACCGCGTCATCCTGATTCAGGGGATGATTCGTATGTTCATCCCGCTGGTCATCGGTACGGCAACCGCAGTGATTACCGGTCTGCTGGTCGGTAAACTGTTTGGTTACAGCTTCTACCACACCTTCTTCTTCATCATCGTTCCTATCATCGGCGGTGGTATCGGCGAAGGCATTCTGCCGCTGTCGCTGGCTTACTCGTCGATTCTCGGCCAGACGCCGGATGTCTACGTCGCCCAGCTCGCGCCTGCCGCCGTTGTCGGTAATATCTTCGCCATCATCTGCGCTGGCGTACTGGCGCGCATCGGTATCTGGCGCAGTGACCTGAATGGTAACGGTAATCTGGTACGCAATGCCGATGACAGTGCGCTGTTTGCCGTCAAAGACGCGCCCAAAACGGTCGATTTCCACCTGATGGGCGGCGGCCTGCTGCTGATCTGTACTTTCTTTATCGTCGGCGGATTGTTTGAAAAAGTGCTGCACATTCCAGGCCCGGTACTGATGATTCTGATCGCCGTGCTGTGTAAATATGGCCGGGTCATTCCTGCCAGTATGGAAACCGGTGCCAACAGCTTCTACAAATTCGTCTCAAGCTCGCTGGTTTGGCCGCTGATGATTGGCCTTGGCATGCTGTATGTCCCGCTGGAAAGCGTGGTTGCAGTGTTCTCTGTCGGCTATGTGGTGGTGTGTGGCTCGGTGGTGCTCTCGATGGCGCTGATAAGCTTCTTTATCGCCCCATACCTGAAAATGTACCCGGTTGAAGCCTCTATCGTCACCAGTTGCCACAGTGGTCTGGGCGGTACGGGCGATGTGGCCATTCTTTCTGCCTCTAACCGTATGTCGCTGATGCCGTTCGCGCAAATCGCCACCCGTATCGGCGGTGCTTCCACCGTGATTGCCGCCACCTTGCTGTTAGGCTGGCTGGTGTAA
- the dppF gene encoding dipeptide ABC transporter ATP-binding subunit DppF has protein sequence MNAAGQPYLLEAIDLKKHYPVKKGLFAPERLVKALDGVSFTLERGKTLAVVGESGCGKSTLGRLLTMIETPSHGELYYQGQDLLKPDPAAQKLRRQKIQIVFQNPYASLNPRKKIGQILEEPLVINTELTKAERREKALAMMAKVGLKTEHYDRYPHMFSGGQRQRIAIARGLMLDPDVVIADEPVSALDVSVRAQVLNLMMDLQQELGLSYVFISHDLSVVEHIADEVMVMYLGRCVEKGSKDAIFNNPRHPYTQALLSATPRLNPDARRERIKLTGELPSPLSPPPGCAFNARCQHRFGTCTQLQPHLKPHGDQLVACFAVEQQEESPAG, from the coding sequence ATGAACGCAGCCGGGCAGCCCTATCTGCTCGAAGCGATTGATTTGAAAAAACACTACCCGGTGAAAAAAGGGTTGTTCGCACCGGAGCGACTGGTGAAAGCGCTGGATGGCGTGTCGTTCACGCTGGAGCGTGGCAAAACGCTGGCGGTGGTGGGTGAATCCGGTTGCGGCAAGTCCACGCTGGGCCGCCTGCTGACCATGATTGAAACGCCGTCGCACGGCGAGCTGTATTATCAGGGCCAGGATCTGCTCAAGCCAGACCCGGCAGCGCAGAAGCTGCGTCGCCAGAAAATCCAGATCGTGTTCCAGAACCCGTATGCGTCGCTCAATCCGCGCAAAAAAATTGGCCAGATCCTGGAAGAGCCGCTGGTTATCAACACCGAGCTCACCAAGGCAGAGCGCCGCGAGAAAGCGCTGGCGATGATGGCGAAAGTCGGGCTGAAAACCGAGCATTACGACCGTTACCCGCACATGTTTTCCGGCGGCCAGCGCCAGCGTATCGCTATCGCTCGCGGGCTGATGCTTGACCCGGACGTAGTGATTGCCGACGAACCAGTGTCTGCGCTCGACGTGTCGGTGCGCGCACAGGTGCTGAACCTGATGATGGATTTGCAGCAGGAACTGGGGCTGTCTTACGTGTTTATCTCGCATGACCTGTCGGTGGTGGAACACATCGCCGATGAAGTGATGGTGATGTATCTGGGCCGCTGCGTGGAGAAAGGCAGTAAAGACGCGATTTTCAACAACCCGCGCCACCCGTACACCCAGGCGCTGTTGTCTGCGACGCCGCGCCTGAACCCGGACGCGCGCCGTGAGCGCATCAAGCTGACCGGCGAGCTGCCAAGCCCGCTCAGTCCGCCGCCGGGCTGTGCTTTTAACGCCCGTTGCCAGCACCGTTTCGGGACTTGCACCCAGTTGCAACCTCACCTCAAACCGCACGGCGACCAACTGGTTGCCTGCTTTGCGGTGGAGCAGCAGGAAGAGAGTCCGGCTGGCTGA
- the dppA gene encoding dipeptide ABC transporter periplasmic-binding protein DppA codes for MAKSLMKSRVLKFSLGLLALSVAAGVQAKTLVYCSEGSPEGFNPQLFTSGTTFDASSIPIYNRLVEFKNGTTEIEPGLAEKWDISADGKTYTFHLRKDVKWQDSKDFKPSRNLNADDVLFSFQRQLDANHPFHKVSGGSYEYFEGMGMNELISKIEKVDDNTVRFQLTRAEAPFLADLAMDFASILSAEYGDKVLKAGTPEKIDLDPIGTGPFQLQQYQKDSRILYKRFDSFWGTKPSIDRLVFSITPDASVRYAKLQKDECQIMPYPNPADLASMKQDKNINLLQQPGLNVGYLSFNVEKKPLDNVKIRQALTYAVNKQAIIDAVYQGAGQAAKNLIPPTMWGYNDDVKDYAYDPAKAKALLKEAGAENGFEIDLWAMPVQRPYNPNARRMAEMIQADWAKVGVKAKIVTYEWGEYLKRAKAGEHQTVLMGWTGDNGDPDNFLATLFSCDAAKKGSNYSKWCYKPFEDLIQPARSVSDQAKRIELYKQSQVVMHDQAPALIVAHSTVYEPIRKNVKGYVIEPRGVHNFNHVSVE; via the coding sequence ATGGCTAAATCCCTGATGAAATCAAGGGTGCTGAAATTCAGCCTTGGTCTTCTGGCGCTATCTGTTGCCGCCGGTGTACAGGCAAAAACCCTGGTGTATTGTTCAGAAGGTTCTCCTGAAGGCTTCAACCCGCAGCTGTTTACCTCCGGCACCACCTTTGATGCCAGCTCCATTCCAATTTATAACCGTCTGGTTGAGTTTAAAAACGGCACCACCGAAATCGAGCCGGGTCTGGCCGAGAAGTGGGATATCAGCGCTGACGGCAAAACCTATACTTTCCATTTACGCAAAGACGTGAAGTGGCAGGACAGTAAAGATTTCAAACCGAGCCGTAACCTCAATGCCGATGACGTGCTGTTCTCTTTCCAGCGTCAATTGGATGCCAATCACCCGTTCCACAAAGTCTCCGGCGGCAGCTACGAATACTTTGAAGGTATGGGGATGAATGAGCTTATCAGCAAAATTGAGAAAGTGGATGACAACACGGTTCGCTTCCAGCTGACGCGTGCCGAAGCGCCGTTCCTGGCTGACCTGGCGATGGATTTCGCGTCGATTTTGTCTGCTGAATATGGCGACAAGGTACTGAAAGCCGGTACGCCGGAGAAAATCGACCTTGACCCTATCGGCACCGGGCCGTTCCAGTTGCAGCAGTACCAGAAAGACTCCCGTATTCTCTACAAACGCTTTGACAGCTTCTGGGGCACGAAACCGAGTATTGACCGTCTGGTCTTCTCCATCACCCCGGATGCCTCCGTGCGCTATGCCAAGCTGCAAAAAGACGAATGCCAGATTATGCCGTACCCGAACCCGGCCGATCTCGCCAGCATGAAGCAGGATAAAAACATCAACCTGTTGCAACAGCCGGGCCTGAACGTGGGCTATCTGTCATTCAACGTTGAGAAAAAACCGCTGGATAACGTGAAAATCCGTCAGGCGCTGACCTACGCGGTGAACAAGCAAGCCATTATTGATGCGGTGTATCAGGGTGCCGGTCAGGCAGCGAAAAACCTGATCCCGCCGACCATGTGGGGTTATAACGATGACGTGAAAGACTACGCCTATGACCCTGCCAAAGCCAAAGCACTGCTCAAAGAAGCGGGTGCGGAAAACGGCTTTGAGATTGATCTGTGGGCGATGCCGGTACAGCGTCCGTATAACCCGAATGCGCGCCGTATGGCTGAGATGATCCAGGCGGATTGGGCGAAAGTGGGCGTGAAAGCCAAAATCGTCACCTACGAGTGGGGCGAATACCTCAAGCGTGCCAAAGCCGGTGAACACCAGACGGTGCTGATGGGCTGGACTGGCGACAACGGAGACCCGGATAACTTCCTGGCGACGCTGTTTAGCTGCGATGCGGCGAAAAAAGGCTCCAACTACTCCAAATGGTGTTACAAGCCGTTTGAAGACTTGATTCAGCCAGCGCGTTCCGTATCCGATCAGGCCAAGCGTATCGAGCTGTACAAACAGTCTCAGGTGGTGATGCACGATCAGGCTCCGGCGCTGATTGTTGCCCACTCTACCGTGTATGAACCGATCCGTAAAAACGTGAAAGGTTATGTTATCGAACCTCGCGGTGTGCATAACTTTAATCACGTATCTGTAGAGTAA
- the dcuR gene encoding two-component system response regulator DcuR, translating into MINVLIVDDDAMVAELNKCYLNQISGFSCYATVPTLQQARNLLMQPDCEIDLVLLDIYMQQDNGLDLLPTIREFSEHTDVIIISSASDVYTIKKALHYGVVDYLIKPFQFARFEQALTAYREEANLLKHREFVAQSDIDNLIRRTSGTPTVERKKLPKGLTSLTLRTVCEWIEGNQGTEFSTEMLANAIGISRVSCRKYLIYLADTGILDTNILYGSTGRPVYLYRLLPEKQDALRQYCE; encoded by the coding sequence ATGATAAATGTACTGATTGTTGATGACGACGCTATGGTAGCGGAGTTGAATAAGTGTTATCTGAATCAGATTTCCGGGTTTAGCTGCTATGCGACGGTGCCAACGCTACAGCAGGCACGTAATCTGTTAATGCAGCCAGACTGTGAAATCGATTTGGTGTTGCTGGATATTTATATGCAGCAGGACAATGGCCTGGATTTATTGCCGACCATCCGTGAATTCAGTGAACACACGGATGTCATCATCATTTCATCCGCCAGCGATGTGTATACCATTAAAAAAGCGCTGCACTACGGCGTGGTGGATTACCTGATTAAACCGTTCCAGTTTGCCCGTTTTGAACAGGCGCTGACCGCTTATCGCGAAGAAGCTAATTTGCTCAAGCACCGTGAGTTTGTCGCGCAATCGGACATCGATAATCTCATCCGCCGCACCAGCGGCACGCCGACTGTCGAGCGTAAGAAACTGCCGAAAGGCTTAACCAGCCTGACATTGCGCACCGTCTGTGAGTGGATTGAGGGTAATCAGGGCACGGAGTTTTCCACCGAGATGCTGGCGAATGCGATTGGTATTTCCCGCGTGTCCTGCCGTAAGTACCTTATCTATCTGGCGGATACCGGTATTCTTGACACCAATATTCTCTACGGTTCGACGGGACGCCCGGTTTATCTCTACCGCTTGCTGCCGGAAAAACAGGACGCCTTGCGCCAATATTGCGAATAA
- the bcsQ gene encoding cellulose biosynthesis protein BcsQ, whose product MPLVCVCSPKGGVGKTTMAANLAYALARGGSKVLAIDFDVQNSLRLHFGVPLTDERGFVAKSAETPDWSQSILTSDDNIFVLPYGSVTQEQRLAFEHNLANDPLFLRRGLSTVMNYPGLVVIADFPPGPGPALQAMTELADLHLVVMMADTASLSLMPQIENNKLTGQELNRKKGTYLLLNQTDNRRALCSQVASFVQLRMPDKLIGSVHRDESVAEANASQRSIFDFSPVSAAAFDIELIGKRVAALLDIRIGNGEVQADFPAYQAVSGR is encoded by the coding sequence ATGCCGTTAGTGTGTGTTTGTTCTCCGAAAGGAGGTGTTGGAAAAACCACCATGGCAGCCAATCTGGCTTATGCGTTAGCCCGTGGGGGAAGTAAAGTGCTGGCGATTGATTTTGACGTGCAAAACTCATTGCGCCTGCATTTTGGTGTACCGCTTACCGATGAGAGGGGATTTGTCGCTAAATCGGCCGAAACGCCGGACTGGAGCCAGTCTATTCTGACCAGTGATGACAATATTTTTGTGCTGCCTTACGGCAGTGTGACGCAAGAGCAGCGCCTGGCGTTTGAGCATAACCTGGCCAATGACCCGCTGTTTTTGCGTCGTGGCCTGAGCACCGTCATGAATTACCCCGGCCTGGTGGTGATTGCCGATTTTCCGCCCGGCCCCGGCCCGGCGTTGCAAGCGATGACGGAGCTTGCCGACCTGCATTTGGTGGTAATGATGGCGGATACCGCCTCATTGTCATTAATGCCGCAGATTGAAAACAATAAGCTGACCGGGCAGGAACTTAACCGCAAAAAAGGCACTTATCTGCTTTTAAATCAGACTGATAATCGCCGCGCACTCTGTAGTCAGGTGGCCTCGTTTGTTCAACTGCGTATGCCGGACAAACTGATAGGTAGCGTTCACCGTGATGAAAGCGTCGCTGAAGCCAATGCTTCTCAACGTTCGATTTTTGATTTCAGCCCCGTGTCTGCGGCGGCGTTTGATATTGAGTTAATCGGAAAGCGCGTTGCGGCTTTGCTGGATATCCGCATCGGTAATGGCGAAGTTCAGGCTGATTTTCCTGCATATCAGGCCGTATCTGGCCGATAA
- the dppB gene encoding dipeptide ABC transporter permease DppB, which translates to MLQFILRRLGLVIPTFIGITLLTFAFVHMIPGDPVMIMAGERGISPERHAQLMAQLGLNKPLWEQYLHYIYGVLHGDLGMSLKSRMPVWDEFVPRFKATLELGVCAMIFAVIIGIPVGVMAAVKRGSIFDHTSISLALTGYSMPIFWWGMMLIMLVSVQLNLTPVSGRIGDTVFLDDTLPLSGFMLIDTLIWGADGDFKDAVMHMVLPAVVLGTIPLAVIVRMTRSAMLEVLGEDYIRTARAKGLSRLRVIVVHALRNAMLPVVTVIGLQVGTMLAGAILTETIFSWPGLGRWLIDALQRRDYPVVQGGVLLVATMIILVNLLVDLTYGVVNPRIRHKK; encoded by the coding sequence ATGTTGCAGTTCATACTCCGGCGTTTGGGGCTGGTTATCCCAACGTTTATCGGTATTACCCTACTGACTTTCGCTTTCGTGCACATGATCCCCGGCGACCCGGTGATGATCATGGCAGGGGAGCGCGGTATTTCTCCAGAGCGCCATGCGCAGTTGATGGCGCAGCTTGGTCTTAACAAGCCGCTGTGGGAGCAATATCTGCATTACATCTATGGCGTGTTGCACGGTGATTTAGGCATGTCGCTAAAAAGCCGCATGCCGGTGTGGGACGAATTTGTGCCGCGTTTTAAGGCCACGCTGGAACTGGGCGTCTGCGCGATGATCTTCGCGGTGATTATCGGTATTCCCGTTGGTGTGATGGCGGCGGTTAAGCGCGGTTCTATCTTTGATCACACATCCATCAGCCTGGCATTAACCGGCTATTCGATGCCGATTTTCTGGTGGGGCATGATGCTTATCATGCTGGTTTCCGTGCAACTGAACCTGACGCCGGTGTCCGGTCGCATCGGCGATACGGTGTTTTTGGATGACACCCTGCCGCTGTCCGGTTTTATGTTGATAGATACCTTAATCTGGGGCGCAGACGGTGACTTCAAAGACGCCGTGATGCACATGGTGCTGCCCGCCGTGGTGCTCGGCACCATTCCGCTGGCGGTGATTGTGCGTATGACGCGCTCGGCGATGCTGGAAGTGCTGGGCGAAGATTACATCCGTACCGCCCGCGCCAAAGGCTTAAGCCGCCTGCGCGTCATTGTCGTGCATGCGTTACGCAACGCCATGTTACCGGTGGTAACGGTGATTGGTTTGCAGGTCGGCACCATGCTGGCGGGCGCGATCCTGACGGAAACCATTTTCTCCTGGCCGGGCCTCGGGCGCTGGTTGATTGATGCGCTGCAACGCCGTGACTATCCGGTGGTGCAAGGCGGGGTGTTGCTGGTTGCCACCATGATAATTCTGGTGAACCTGCTGGTAGACCTGACATACGGCGTGGTGAACCCGCGTATCCGGCATAAGAAATAA
- the dppC gene encoding dipeptide ABC transporter permease DppC, which produces MTQITQPAVQTAAPVPMTPLQEFWHYFKRNKGAVVGLVYIVLMLIVAIGASVLAPHAPAEQFRDALLKPPVWQEGGSWQFILGTDDVGRDVLSRLMYGARLSLLVGCLVVLMSLVLGIVFGLMAGYFGGSIDAAIMRLVDIMLALPSLLLALVLVAIFGPSIFNASLALTFVSLPHYVRLTRAAVLMEVNRDYVTASRVAGAGALRQMFINIFPNCLAPLIVQASMGFSNAILDMAALGFLGMGAQPPTPEWGTMLSDVLQFAQSAWWVVTFPGLAILLTVLAFNLMGDGLRDALDPKLKQ; this is translated from the coding sequence ATGACGCAAATAACGCAACCCGCAGTACAAACGGCTGCGCCAGTGCCGATGACTCCGCTTCAGGAGTTCTGGCACTATTTTAAGCGTAACAAAGGGGCCGTGGTCGGCCTGGTTTACATTGTTTTGATGCTGATCGTGGCGATTGGGGCCAGTGTGCTGGCTCCCCACGCGCCTGCCGAGCAGTTTCGTGATGCGCTGTTAAAGCCACCAGTCTGGCAGGAAGGCGGTAGCTGGCAATTTATTCTTGGCACCGATGATGTCGGGCGCGATGTGCTGTCACGCCTGATGTATGGCGCGCGCCTGTCGCTGCTGGTCGGCTGTCTGGTGGTGCTGATGTCACTGGTGCTGGGCATCGTGTTCGGATTGATGGCCGGTTACTTCGGCGGTTCGATAGATGCTGCCATCATGCGTCTGGTGGATATCATGCTGGCGCTGCCGAGCCTGCTGCTGGCGCTGGTGCTGGTGGCGATTTTCGGCCCCTCCATTTTCAATGCCTCGCTGGCGTTGACCTTCGTGTCGCTGCCGCACTATGTGCGTTTGACGCGCGCGGCAGTGCTGATGGAAGTCAACCGTGATTATGTGACCGCTTCCCGTGTGGCGGGCGCTGGGGCGCTGCGCCAGATGTTTATCAACATTTTCCCTAATTGCCTGGCACCGTTGATCGTGCAGGCATCAATGGGCTTTTCTAACGCCATTCTCGATATGGCTGCGCTTGGGTTCCTCGGCATGGGCGCACAGCCGCCGACACCGGAATGGGGCACCATGCTCTCCGACGTGCTGCAATTTGCGCAGAGCGCCTGGTGGGTGGTGACGTTCCCCGGACTGGCGATTTTGCTGACGGTATTGGCATTTAACCTGATGGGGGACGGCTTGCGTGATGCTCTCGACCCCAAACTCAAGCAGTGA